A genomic region of Stenotrophomonas sp. NA06056 contains the following coding sequences:
- a CDS encoding DUF3108 domain-containing protein, which yields MNTLTRPLTWIAAAALSVVSLPAMALQPFKADYLASYMGMQANGSMTLASEGSNKWRYSLQVKNQLADLSQSTVFEEVRGQLRPLSSQDRSALLVKKRNVQANYNWTSNQATWTGDIKPDRAGPIALKAGDMDALLINLAIARDLAAGKPLTYRMVDEGRIKNMTYRVVGKESVTVGGKSYQATKVSRTDGNKELIAWIVPEFPVPARMLQRESGRDALDLTIKAMN from the coding sequence ATGAACACCCTGACCCGCCCCCTGACCTGGATCGCCGCTGCCGCACTGTCGGTGGTCAGCCTGCCGGCCATGGCCCTGCAGCCATTCAAGGCCGACTACCTGGCCAGCTACATGGGCATGCAGGCCAACGGCAGCATGACCCTGGCCAGCGAAGGCAGCAACAAGTGGCGCTACAGCCTGCAGGTCAAGAACCAGCTGGCCGACCTGAGCCAGAGCACGGTGTTCGAAGAGGTGCGCGGGCAGCTGCGCCCGCTCAGCAGCCAGGACCGCTCTGCGTTGCTGGTGAAGAAGCGCAATGTGCAGGCGAACTACAACTGGACCAGCAACCAGGCCACCTGGACCGGCGACATCAAGCCGGACCGCGCCGGTCCGATCGCGTTGAAGGCCGGCGACATGGACGCGCTGCTGATCAACCTGGCCATTGCCCGCGACCTGGCTGCCGGCAAGCCGCTGACCTATCGCATGGTCGACGAAGGCCGCATCAAGAACATGACCTACCGCGTGGTGGGCAAGGAATCGGTGACCGTGGGTGGCAAGAGCTACCAGGCCACCAAGGTCTCGCGCACCGACGGCAACAAGGAGCTGATTGCCTGGATCGTGCCGGAGTTCCCGGTGCCGGCGCGCATGCTGCAGCGTGAAAGCGGTCGCGATGCGCTGGACCTGACCATCAAGGCGATGAACTGA
- a CDS encoding EF-hand domain-containing protein: MILRGKFSRRRKALLALVLIVLAWLGYAWYANIAITKGIEQKDMDWNGDGTVTRDEIIQSFYAVAVNDSQEGNRHCRTFVRRSTGEQIRVDCRTEFAPAEAAEKK; the protein is encoded by the coding sequence ATGATCCTGCGCGGCAAATTCAGTCGCCGCCGCAAGGCGCTGCTGGCGCTGGTGCTGATCGTGCTGGCATGGCTGGGCTACGCCTGGTACGCCAACATCGCCATCACCAAGGGCATTGAGCAGAAGGACATGGACTGGAATGGCGACGGCACGGTGACCCGTGACGAGATCATCCAGTCGTTCTACGCGGTGGCGGTGAACGACAGCCAGGAAGGCAATCGCCATTGCCGTACGTTTGTGCGCCGATCCACGGGCGAGCAGATCCGGGTGGACTGTCGTACCGAGTTCGCGCCGGCGGAAGCCGCAGAGAAGAAATAA
- the murA gene encoding UDP-N-acetylglucosamine 1-carboxyvinyltransferase, with protein MAKIVVTGGTALHGEVSISGAKNAVLPILCATLLADEPVEITNVPHLHDVVTTVKLLGELGAKVTIDQGTLSRGSAIVVDPRSVNQHVAPYELVKTMRASILVLGPLLARFGAAEVSLPGGCAIGSRPVDQHIKGLQALGADIVVENGFIKATAKRLKGGHFTFDMVSVTGTENVLMAAVLAEGTTILDNAAMEPEVTDLAHCLIALGAKIEGLGTARLVIEGVERLSGGRHEVLPDRIETGTFLVAAAMTGGKVTVNRARPNTMDAVLAKLVEAGATIETTEDSITLDMQGKRPKAVNLTTAPYPAFPTDMQAQFMALNCVADGVGVINETIFENRFMHVNELLRLGADIQVEGHTAIVRGHERLSGAPVMATDLRASASLILAGLMADGDTTIDRIYHLDRGYENIEEKLSSLGASIRRVAA; from the coding sequence ATGGCCAAGATCGTTGTGACCGGCGGCACTGCGCTGCACGGTGAAGTAAGCATCTCCGGCGCCAAGAACGCCGTCCTCCCCATCCTGTGTGCGACCCTGCTGGCCGACGAGCCGGTGGAGATCACCAACGTGCCGCATCTGCACGATGTGGTCACCACGGTGAAACTGTTGGGCGAACTGGGCGCGAAAGTGACCATCGACCAGGGCACGCTGTCGCGCGGCAGCGCGATCGTGGTCGACCCGCGTTCGGTCAACCAGCATGTGGCTCCGTATGAGCTGGTCAAGACCATGCGCGCCTCGATCCTGGTGCTGGGCCCGCTGCTGGCCCGCTTCGGCGCGGCCGAAGTATCGCTGCCCGGCGGCTGCGCGATCGGCTCGCGTCCGGTCGACCAGCACATCAAGGGCCTGCAGGCGCTGGGTGCCGACATCGTGGTCGAGAACGGCTTCATCAAGGCAACCGCCAAGCGCTTGAAGGGTGGTCACTTCACCTTCGACATGGTCAGCGTGACCGGCACCGAGAACGTGCTGATGGCAGCGGTGCTGGCCGAAGGCACCACCATCCTCGACAACGCGGCGATGGAGCCGGAAGTCACCGACCTGGCGCATTGCCTGATCGCCCTCGGCGCGAAGATTGAAGGCCTGGGCACCGCCCGCCTGGTCATCGAAGGCGTCGAACGCCTGTCCGGTGGACGCCATGAAGTGCTGCCCGACCGCATCGAGACCGGCACCTTCCTGGTGGCTGCGGCGATGACCGGTGGCAAGGTCACCGTCAACCGCGCGCGCCCGAACACCATGGACGCCGTACTGGCCAAGCTGGTGGAAGCCGGCGCGACCATCGAGACCACTGAAGACAGCATCACCCTGGACATGCAGGGCAAGCGGCCGAAGGCGGTCAACCTGACCACCGCGCCGTACCCAGCGTTCCCGACCGACATGCAGGCGCAGTTCATGGCGCTCAACTGCGTGGCCGACGGCGTGGGCGTGATCAACGAAACGATCTTCGAGAACCGTTTCATGCACGTCAACGAACTGCTGCGCCTCGGCGCGGATATCCAGGTGGAAGGCCACACCGCCATCGTGCGCGGGCACGAACGCCTGAGCGGTGCACCGGTGATGGCGACCGACCTGCGCGCATCGGCGTCGCTGATCCTGGCCGGCCTGATGGCCGATGGCGATACCACCATCGATCGCATCTACCACCTTGATCGCGGCTACGAGAACATCGAAGAAAAGCTGTCTTCGCTCGGCGCCAGCATCCGGCGCGTGGCCGCATGA
- a CDS encoding BolA family protein, with amino-acid sequence MDADTIRNLIETGLPGARADVQGDDGVHFEATVVSEAFAGKMPLARHRMVYATLGDLMGGAIHALALKTVTPAEAG; translated from the coding sequence TTGGACGCCGACACCATCCGCAATCTGATCGAAACCGGCCTGCCCGGCGCCCGCGCCGACGTGCAGGGTGACGATGGCGTGCATTTCGAAGCGACCGTGGTCAGCGAGGCCTTCGCCGGCAAGATGCCGCTGGCCCGCCACCGGATGGTGTATGCCACTCTGGGCGACCTGATGGGCGGCGCGATCCACGCGCTCGCATTGAAAACCGTGACCCCGGCCGAAGCCGGCTGA
- a CDS encoding KpsF/GutQ family sugar-phosphate isomerase — protein sequence MAESLLPPRSADPAALVASGRRVFEIERQALDAVADRLGDAFQQACRAILGSRGRVVATGMGKSGHIARKIAATLASTGTPAFYVHPGEAGHGDLGMITEDDVVLALSYSGESDELLMLLPVLKRQGNVLIAMTGRPQSSLASAADFHLDVSVPAEACPLALAPTSSTTASLAMGDALAVALLDARGFTADDFARSHPAGSLGRRLLLHITDVMHTGEDLPKVDAGASLSEALMEMSRKRLGMTAVVDDQGVLIGLFTDGDLRRALDTDLDVRTAKIADVMTRHPRTISADKLAVEAARLMETHKITGLIVVDSQGRAVGALNIHDLLRARVV from the coding sequence ATGGCCGAATCCCTGTTGCCCCCCCGTTCCGCCGACCCTGCCGCCCTGGTCGCCAGTGGCCGGCGCGTGTTCGAGATCGAACGGCAGGCGCTGGACGCCGTGGCCGACCGCCTCGGCGACGCCTTCCAGCAGGCCTGCCGGGCGATCCTGGGCAGCCGCGGCCGGGTAGTCGCCACCGGCATGGGCAAGTCCGGCCATATCGCTCGCAAGATCGCCGCCACCCTGGCCTCAACCGGCACCCCGGCGTTCTACGTGCACCCGGGCGAGGCCGGCCACGGCGATCTGGGCATGATCACCGAGGACGACGTGGTGCTGGCCCTGTCCTATTCGGGTGAATCGGATGAGCTGCTGATGCTGCTGCCGGTGCTCAAGCGCCAGGGCAATGTGCTGATCGCCATGACCGGCCGCCCGCAGTCGAGCCTGGCCAGCGCCGCCGATTTCCACCTGGACGTGAGCGTGCCGGCCGAAGCCTGCCCGCTGGCGCTGGCACCCACCTCCAGCACCACCGCCTCGCTGGCGATGGGCGATGCCCTGGCGGTGGCCCTGCTGGACGCACGCGGCTTCACCGCCGACGATTTCGCCCGCTCCCATCCGGCCGGCAGCCTCGGCCGCCGCCTGCTGCTGCACATCACCGACGTCATGCACACCGGCGAGGACCTGCCCAAGGTCGATGCCGGCGCCAGCCTCAGCGAAGCGCTGATGGAGATGAGCCGCAAGCGCCTGGGCATGACCGCCGTGGTCGATGACCAGGGCGTGTTGATCGGCCTGTTCACCGATGGCGACCTGCGCCGCGCGCTGGACACCGACCTGGACGTGCGCACGGCGAAGATCGCCGATGTGATGACCCGTCACCCCCGCACCATCAGCGCCGACAAGCTGGCGGTGGAGGCTGCACGGCTGATGGAAACCCACAAGATCACCGGCCTGATCGTGGTCGACAGCCAGGGCCGCGCAGTCGGCGCCCTGAACATTCATGACCTGTTGCGGGCCCGGGTGGTTTAA